From Polynucleobacter sp. MWH-P3-07-1:
GTTGGTAGAGCAGGCTTAATCGGTATCTAGTTGAATATGGCGATCTCATCTAACAATAGCACTGACACTGCACAATCCGGAGGCAAGTTTGGCGACCTACGTCGTCGCTTGGTATTCCTGATTTTGGCTTTGGTCGTCTATCGTTTGGGCGCTCATATTCCTGTACCAGGCATTGACCCTGATCAGCTAGGCCAATTATTTGCTGGCCAAAAAGATGGCATTTTGGGAATGTTTAATTTGTTCTCAGGCGGGGCCCTATCTCGCTTCACAGTTTTTGCTCTGGGAATCATGCCCTACATTTCTGCATCGATCATCATGCAGTTAATGACAATCGTTGTTCCATCTTTAGAGTCTTTGAAAAAAGAAGGCCAAGCTGGACAAAGAAAGATTACCCAGTACACCCGCTATGGGACTGTATTTTTAGCTATATTCCAAGCGATGGGAATTTCGGTTGCGCTCCAGGCTCAGCCAGGTTTGGTGATTAATCCCGGCATGATGTTTGAATTCAATACTGTAGTGACTTTAACTACTGGAACGATTTTCTTAATGTGGCTAGGTGAGCAGATTACTGAACGCGGTTTAGGTAATGGTATTTCTATCATTATTTTTGGTGGTATTGTTTCTGGCTTGCCAAATGCGCTCGCAAGCTTACTCGAGTTAGTTCGCACCGGCTCAATGAATATTCTTTCTGCTTTGATGATCGTTGTGATCGTCGCAGCGGTGACCTATTTCGTTGTATTCGTAGAGCGTGGTCAGCGTCGTATTTTGGTGAACTATGCCAAGCGTCAAGTTGGCAACAAGATCTACGGCGGCCAATCTTCTTATTTCCCATTGAAGTTAAATATGGCAGGCGTTATCCCTCCAATTTTTGCTTCATCGATTATTTTGTTCCCCGCGACCATTGCTGGCTGGTTTACTTCAGGCGAGCCAAAGAATGTCTTCAGTCGCATCATTAAAGATTTGGCTGCAACCCTTGCCCCAGGCCAGCCTGTGTACACAATTTTGTATGCTGCTGCGATCATTTTCTTCTGCTTCTTCTATACAGCTTTGGTATTTAATAGCCGCGAGACTGCAGATAACCTGAAGAAGAGTGGCGCATTTGTTCCCGGCATTCGTCCTGGCGATCAGACTGGTCGTTACATCGATAAGATCTTGGTGCGCTTAACCTTGGGCGGTGCAATTTACATGGTTTTGGTTTGCTTGTTACCAGAATTCTTGGTGTTGAAGTACAACGTGCCATTCTATTTTGGTGGTACTTCATTGTTGATTATTGTCGTTGTTGCTATGGACTTTATGGCTCAAGTGCAGTCATTCATCATGCAGCAGCAGTATGGATCTTTAATGAAAAAAGCTAACTTTAAGATGGGCGCCTAACTGAATGTCTAAAGACGATGTAATTCAGATGGCGGGTGAGATTGTTGAGAATTTGCCGAACGCAATGTTTCGCGTAAAGCTAGAAAACGGACATGTAGTTTTAGGCCACATTTCCGGAAAAATGCGGATGCATTACATCCGAATTTTGCCGGGAGATAAGGTGACGGTGGAGATGACTCCATACGACCTGACTAGGGCCAGAATTATTTTCCGGGCGAAGTAAAGATTAAGTAGTACCTATTTTTAAGAGGTGAGTTATGAAAGTTTTAGCATCCGTTAAGTGTATTTGCAGAAATTGCAAGATCATTAAGCGCAAGCGTGTTGTGCGTGTGATCTGCTCTTCAGATGCACGTCATAAGCAGCGTCAAGGCTGATCTGGTTAATTAAGAGGAAATCTCATGGCACGTATCGCTGGGGTAAACATCCCAAATCATCAACACACTGTCATCGGTTTGACAGCAATTTTCGGCATCGGTATGACCCGTGCGCGCAAGATTTGCCAAACTACTGGCGTGGCTATTGATAAAA
This genomic window contains:
- the secY gene encoding preprotein translocase subunit SecY, encoding MAISSNNSTDTAQSGGKFGDLRRRLVFLILALVVYRLGAHIPVPGIDPDQLGQLFAGQKDGILGMFNLFSGGALSRFTVFALGIMPYISASIIMQLMTIVVPSLESLKKEGQAGQRKITQYTRYGTVFLAIFQAMGISVALQAQPGLVINPGMMFEFNTVVTLTTGTIFLMWLGEQITERGLGNGISIIIFGGIVSGLPNALASLLELVRTGSMNILSALMIVVIVAAVTYFVVFVERGQRRILVNYAKRQVGNKIYGGQSSYFPLKLNMAGVIPPIFASSIILFPATIAGWFTSGEPKNVFSRIIKDLAATLAPGQPVYTILYAAAIIFFCFFYTALVFNSRETADNLKKSGAFVPGIRPGDQTGRYIDKILVRLTLGGAIYMVLVCLLPEFLVLKYNVPFYFGGTSLLIIVVVAMDFMAQVQSFIMQQQYGSLMKKANFKMGA
- the infA gene encoding translation initiation factor IF-1 — encoded protein: MSKDDVIQMAGEIVENLPNAMFRVKLENGHVVLGHISGKMRMHYIRILPGDKVTVEMTPYDLTRARIIFRAK
- the rpmJ gene encoding 50S ribosomal protein L36: MKVLASVKCICRNCKIIKRKRVVRVICSSDARHKQRQG